GAGCCCGCCGCCGCCCGCCTCGCCGCGTACGCCGGGCAGGTCGGCGGCGACGTGATGGACGAGCCCGCCACCGCCAAGGCGCTCAGCTCGTACCTGCTGCGCGGCATCGACTGCGGCGCCCTCGACACCGCCGAGGTCGCCCGCCTCACCGGCCTCACCCGCGCCGACCTCGACCGGTTCGCCGCCCCCCGGCGCGGCGACCTCACCGGTACGAACCAGTGACGTGCCGGTAGCCGTCCGGGCCGAACGGCCCGCCGCCGCCCCGTAATCCGTACGCGATCACGACGGCGTACAGAAGCGGGGCAGCGGTGTCCACGGGGGAACACGAACTGATCGCCGGCCGGTACAGGCCGGTGCGGCAGCTCGGGCGGGGCGGGATGGGCGTCGTCTGGCGCGCCCACGACGAGGTGCTCGGCCGCGAGGTGGCCGTCAAGGAACTGCGCACGTACACGGACTCGTCCGGGCCCGAACTGGCCGAGCTGCGCGTGCGGATGCAGCGGGAGGCCCGGGCCGCCGCGCGGGTCCGCCACCCCGGGGTCATCGCCGTCCACGACATCGCCGACCACGGGGGCCGCCCGGTCATCGTCATGGAACTGGTCGACGGACCGTCCCTCGCCGACGTGCTCACCGCACGCGGCGTCATGGACCCGCGCGAGGCCGCCCGGATCGGCGCCGAGGTCCTCGACGCGCTGGCCGCCGCCCACGCGGTGGGCGTCCTGCACCGCGACGTGAAGCCCGGCAACATCCTGCTGGACGCCACCGGCCGGGTCGTCCTCACCGACTTCGGCATCGCCGCCATGGAGGACCCCGGCGACGGCTCCACCACGCACCTCACCCGCAGCGGTGAACTCGTCGGCTCCCTCGACTACCTGGCGCCCGAGCGCGCCCAGGGCCAGGAACCCGGCCCCGGCTCCGACGTGTGGGCGCTCGGCGCGACCCTGTACGCGGCGGTCGAGGGCATGTCGCCGTTCCGCCGCACGTCCACGTGGTCCACGCTCACCGCCATCGTCGCCGAGCCCCTGCCCGAGCCGCGCAACGCCGGGCCGCTCGCCCCGGTGCTCCCGCGGCTGATGGCCAAGGACCCGGGCCACCGGCCGGACGCCTCCACGGCGGCCGCGTTCCTGCGGCAGGTCGCGGACGGTACGGGGCCGGGCGCGCCCGCCGCGTACGTGCCGACCGAGCGCACCACGCTGCCCCCGCGGGGCTTCGGCCCGCCGACCCCGGAGGCGCCCGGCTTCGGCCCGCCGCCCGGCGACGGGCACGGCTCCGGCGCGGTGCGCGGCGACGGACACGGCTTCGGGGCGCCGCGGGGCGGCCAGGGGTACGGCGGTACCGCGCCGGGCGGGGCGTACCCGGCCCCCGGCGGCCACGGGTACGGGTACGGCCCCGCTGACCCGGATCGGCCCGCCGAGCCGTCCGCCGCGCCCGGGCAGTACGTCCAGGCGCCGGGCCCCGGCCACGGCCACGGTCAGGGGCCCGGCCAGGTGGGCGGGCACACCGTGACGGCCGGTCACACTTCCGGCGGCTTCGGGCAGCCCGAGGGCCGCGGCGCGGCGGGGCCCGGGGGCCGTACCACCCGCGCGCAGGCGCGGGCCGAGGCGCGCAAGAGGCGGCCCGCGGCGCTGGTCGCGGCCGCCGTGGCCGCCGTCGTCCTGGCCGGTGGCGGCGTGACGTACGCCCTCATGGACGGCGAGGAGCCGACGGGCGGCGGTCAGGCACTCACGGGAGGCGAGGCGGGTGGCGCGGCCGGGCCCGTCGGCGACGACGGCATGTCCCTCGCCCCCGGCGCGGGCCCCTCCGCCTCCGCCGACGGCTGGCCGAGGGCCGAGCCCCGCCCCTCCGCGAGCGGAAGCGGCTCCGCCGCACCGTCGAAGTCGGCGACCACCCCCGGTACGGCCTCCGGCGGCGGTACGGGCGGCGGCCCTGAGACCGGCACCCGCTCGCCCTCCGGCGGGCCGACGGGCGCGGCTCCGACGGAGGGCGGCTCGTCGTCCACCGGCGGCGGAGCGGCGGAGGAACCGGTCTGTCACCCGATCGGCGGCGGCAAGTACAACTGCACCGTCTGGCGCACCGCCAACTCCTACCGGTCCGACGGCAGTCAGGCCGGAATCCTCAACGCCGGAACCAACTACTTCTACTGCCAGTCCGACCTCGGCCGCCGCGAGACGCACGGGGAGTGGACCAACGTCTGGTGGGCGAAGACCGACGACGACAGCGGCAACACCGGAGTGTGGTTCAGCGACGTCTACATCAAGGGCGGCGCCAACGACGCCCCGGTCCCGGGCCTGCCCTTCTGCTGAGCGGCCCGCCGGGCGGCGTACGCGCGCGGGTGCCTCGCCGGGCGGGGGAAGCCCGTGCGGCGGGCGCGCCCCGGCGGCCGGGTACGACGCCCGGACGGCCGGGTGCCTCGTAACGCGGGCGTGGGCCTGGTACGCGCCGGAGAAGCCGGAGGTGACCGGACGCGCCGCGCGCGGGTACGCCCAGCGCGGGTACGGCGTGCGGGCGGGCTCCGGCGGCCGGGTACGGCCCTGCGCGCGCTGGACGCCGCACGCGCGCCGATGCGCCGTACGCGCGGGAAGGATGCCGTACGCGGCCCGGTACGCCCTGGCCGCGCGGAGCGGCCGAACCCGACCCGGTTCGGCCTACGCGGGCGGGAGTTCGCCCGAGCCGCGCGGCACCAGGGTCGTCGCCAGTTCCACGCGCTCGGGCGCGTCGTGGAGGCCGTCCAGGCGGCGGAACAGCCGCTGCGCCGCCGTGCGGCCGAGCGCGGCGGCGTCCTGCGCGATGACCGTGATGCCGAGCAGGTCGGCCAGCTCGATGTCGTCGAAGCCGACCAGGGCGACCGGGCGGGTGCGCGGCGCCAGTTCCCGTACGACGGTCACCGTCACCCGGTTGTTGCCCGCGAACAGCGCCGTCACCGGCTCGGGGCCGGACAGCATCGCGGCGACCGCCTGCCGTACCCGCGCCGGTTCGGTGGAGCCCAGCGACACCCACGCCTCGTCCACGGGCAGCCCCGCCTCGGCCATCGCCGCCCGGTAGCCGCGCAGCCGCTCCACGGCCGTGTGGATGCGCGGCCGGTCGCCGATGAACCCGATCCTGCGATGGCCGTGCGCCACCAGGTGCGCGACCCCGGTGCGGGCGCCGCCGAAACTGTCGGACAGGACCGTGTCCGCCTCGATCCGGCCCGCCGGGCGGTCCACGAACACCGTCGCGACCCCCGCCCTGATCTCCGGCTCCAGATACCGGTGGTCGTCGCCCGCCGGAATCACGATCAGCCCGTCCACCCGGCGCGCGCACAGCGCCAGGGCCAGCTCCTGCTCCCGCTCCGGGTCCTCCGCGCTCGACCCGTTGATCAACAGGGCCCCGTGCGCGCGGGCCACCTCCTCCACGGCGCGGCTCAGCGGCCCGTAGAACGGGTCGGCGAGGTCCTCCAGGACGAGGCCGACCGAGGCGGTGCGCCCCTTGCGCAGCACCCGCGCGCTGTCGTTGCGGCGGAAACCGAGCGCCTCGATGGCCTCCTGGACGCGGCGCACGGTGTCGGGGGTGACGCCCGGCTCGCCGTTCACCACCCGCGAGACGGTCTTGAGGCCGACCCCCGCGCGGGCGGCGACGTCCTTCATGGTGGGCCGGTTGCCGTAGCGGTGGTCGGGGCGGCGGGCGGTGTCGGCCACGGTGTGTCGGTTCCTGTCCTGTCACGTCGTCGGGTGTGCGGGGGGTGTGGCGTCGAGCATAGGGCCTGGACAACGTTGTCAGATGGCGGAAGACTGAACAGGACAGCATGAGAACCCGCAGGTCCCATCGGGCCCGCGGACCTTCCGGGGGGAGCCGACGCATGCAGGAGCCGGACCCGGCGTCGGGCGGACCGGTCGGCCCGGCGACGGGGGGAGTCGCCGATCCGGCGTCGGGCGGAGCGGGTGCTTCGGCGTCGGCCGGACTCGTCGCCGCGCTCGACTTCGGCGGTACGAAGATCGCGGGCGCCCTCGTGGACGGCGCGGGCCGCATCCTCGTACGGGCCCTTCGCGCCACGCCCGCGCGGGAGGACGCCGAGACCGTGATGGGCGCCGTCGCCTCCGTACTCGCCGAGCTGACCGCCTCCCCGCTGTGGGGCCGGGTGGACGCGGTCGGTATCGGCAGCGCGGGCCCCGTGGACACGGCGACCGGTACGGTCAGCCCCGTCAACGTGCCCGCATGGCGCGGCTTCCCGCTGGCCGAACGGGTCCGGGCGCTCGTCGGCGGGCTGCCGGTCGCGCTCGTCGGCGACGGGGTCGCCATGACGGCCGCCGAACACTGGCGGGGCGCCGCCCGCGGCTACGACGACGCGCTGTGCCTGGTCGTGTCGACCGGGGTGGGCGGCGGGCTCGTCCTGGGCGGGCGGCCGCACCCGGGCCCCACCGGCAACGCGGGCCACATCGGGCACATCAGCGTGGACCTGGACGGTGACCCGTGCCCCTGCGGCGGGCGCGGCTGCGTGGAGCGCATCGCCAGCGGGCCGAACATCGCGCGCCGCGCCCTCGCGGCCGGGTGGCGCCCGGGGCCCGACGGCGACGCGACGGCCGCCGGTGTGGCGGTGGCGGCCCGCGCGGGGGACCCGGCGGCGCGTGCGGCGTACGAGCGTGCGGGGCGCGCCCTGGCGGCGGGCATCGCGGCGACGGCGACGCTGCTGGAGGTGCGGATCGCGGTCGTCGGCGGGGGAGTGGCGGGCGCGGGGGATGTCCTGTTCGGGCCGTTGCGGCAGGCGCTGCGCCAGTACGCGACGCTGTCCTTCACCCAGCGGCTGGAGGTGGTCCCCGCGAAGACGGGCACGGACGCGGGCCTCCTGGGCGCGGCAGCCGCGGCCCGCGGCCTCTGAGGGGCGGGGCGGCGGACGGGGCTGCGGCCATGGGCAGGTGCGCGGATCCGTGGGTGCCGGGCGCGGCGCACCGGCGGGCGGCCTGCCGGTCCGGACGCTCGTGGGCCCGAGGAGTACCGG
This genomic window from Streptomyces thermolilacinus SPC6 contains:
- a CDS encoding serine/threonine-protein kinase, which encodes MSTGEHELIAGRYRPVRQLGRGGMGVVWRAHDEVLGREVAVKELRTYTDSSGPELAELRVRMQREARAAARVRHPGVIAVHDIADHGGRPVIVMELVDGPSLADVLTARGVMDPREAARIGAEVLDALAAAHAVGVLHRDVKPGNILLDATGRVVLTDFGIAAMEDPGDGSTTHLTRSGELVGSLDYLAPERAQGQEPGPGSDVWALGATLYAAVEGMSPFRRTSTWSTLTAIVAEPLPEPRNAGPLAPVLPRLMAKDPGHRPDASTAAAFLRQVADGTGPGAPAAYVPTERTTLPPRGFGPPTPEAPGFGPPPGDGHGSGAVRGDGHGFGAPRGGQGYGGTAPGGAYPAPGGHGYGYGPADPDRPAEPSAAPGQYVQAPGPGHGHGQGPGQVGGHTVTAGHTSGGFGQPEGRGAAGPGGRTTRAQARAEARKRRPAALVAAAVAAVVLAGGGVTYALMDGEEPTGGGQALTGGEAGGAAGPVGDDGMSLAPGAGPSASADGWPRAEPRPSASGSGSAAPSKSATTPGTASGGGTGGGPETGTRSPSGGPTGAAPTEGGSSSTGGGAAEEPVCHPIGGGKYNCTVWRTANSYRSDGSQAGILNAGTNYFYCQSDLGRRETHGEWTNVWWAKTDDDSGNTGVWFSDVYIKGGANDAPVPGLPFC
- a CDS encoding LacI family DNA-binding transcriptional regulator; this encodes MADTARRPDHRYGNRPTMKDVAARAGVGLKTVSRVVNGEPGVTPDTVRRVQEAIEALGFRRNDSARVLRKGRTASVGLVLEDLADPFYGPLSRAVEEVARAHGALLINGSSAEDPEREQELALALCARRVDGLIVIPAGDDHRYLEPEIRAGVATVFVDRPAGRIEADTVLSDSFGGARTGVAHLVAHGHRRIGFIGDRPRIHTAVERLRGYRAAMAEAGLPVDEAWVSLGSTEPARVRQAVAAMLSGPEPVTALFAGNNRVTVTVVRELAPRTRPVALVGFDDIELADLLGITVIAQDAAALGRTAAQRLFRRLDGLHDAPERVELATTLVPRGSGELPPA
- a CDS encoding ROK family protein gives rise to the protein MQEPDPASGGPVGPATGGVADPASGGAGASASAGLVAALDFGGTKIAGALVDGAGRILVRALRATPAREDAETVMGAVASVLAELTASPLWGRVDAVGIGSAGPVDTATGTVSPVNVPAWRGFPLAERVRALVGGLPVALVGDGVAMTAAEHWRGAARGYDDALCLVVSTGVGGGLVLGGRPHPGPTGNAGHIGHISVDLDGDPCPCGGRGCVERIASGPNIARRALAAGWRPGPDGDATAAGVAVAARAGDPAARAAYERAGRALAAGIAATATLLEVRIAVVGGGVAGAGDVLFGPLRQALRQYATLSFTQRLEVVPAKTGTDAGLLGAAAAARGL